A single genomic interval of Babylonia areolata isolate BAREFJ2019XMU chromosome 26, ASM4173473v1, whole genome shotgun sequence harbors:
- the LOC143300742 gene encoding uncharacterized protein LOC143300742, whose protein sequence is MSQITAQSLLQAALAQARPAEENGTEETGEQNGEQENGEGTHTVAVTPDSPPADASSTAKRRRQSLDDGEPLRKKRRKDVSPAKYFEVTERSPDQSAKVSTKYGCSRCGSLYKWRKSLNKHWKEKHDGDPGDNSPVPQGMKMLLKQQAYRQTEGRRCVHVELLNSITVGVLSPEPETHTADYTVSDIPHGVEKNGLDGEVAGGVTPSAYSTEPLTSSASTPPASDSGSGSGMDNRHLNGPSPVNNHLGDETDGVSGTSSRSPHVTTEAARQELGGEEERPPSSSSTGSSGSLPLAAASPGRTSDLEGELQMLNHLEAAKRGGSRAVLACPRCDVVLTTQTAYSNHLATHMSSAFRHVTKCAVCRLHVRDGHCLNRHFEDNHKHVLSNKVETAKTNGVPRAQATPRSSQLECAICGFMAKWPAELDKHMVSHTDARPWQCVVCGSTYKRIWDHNKHFLKAHPSLSNPYQQRPTQAAGCATQASPSSGDTQHEGQVQGNVAEAGSPSTFLVHHSPTDSGQQQTKSCQVSVTQSDKLKISPQQNTAGKRRHDLVSKDKCDTAQDRPTKQVRRGLYKCTECAFVGVTPTEVTQHMTKHHKAKWFACPHCDYRSRWKSDVNKHLSRCPPGGDINSVVDLRERASPQAPPSTTPEGTAVRSAPSSSRQRSSVRKAAPTAVVSVAQGHQRSVVPSLAASLSSHTATQPRANGLQQLLVKGPAPSRAAPPPPSTLDTTRSSLTASDRRFSAFACESCAFSADRLRTLIEHRSVHRAAGRGERARQSPAVNGKKEVDEARVKHPRKAVREYQCTLCSFACFKNTDFLAHQISVHGKNKCKWCSERWDTKSKYLDHLVSHPEFNPDEWESFFAREDINNNRDDSRVFDKKELLPCQWCTDVFKNVVTLHMHCKRKHPSELNELTAHEGAETDSGTTPRNGEGKTTAHPHSARHGPSVPGARTEVNNSMNQGPCVPGRPDAAAEETVSSDQPDSNELRCWFCGEQLPSFTEVLAHMQAQHSTDLQGVPQHLDHLHHKVNKERAMAKQGLTPSAAHDWIDTKKGHSLRGMPLLLWRDNGQQRYRCMFCTFTHHDPASVVRHANTVRHTIPKKYRCNFCQHYSDDIQEMLRHQEKVHPHQGKSVTKFIWEEITYPDTESDSNTDSSTAHSPLQKCGRAEHPSRSTPKIILPKPVTHLLTTPVAHTFPQLVTEFYPAPTTPSSDEGDDLPLDLSTPVTGVSTSKSAGQLPPISEINRSLLTKDRIRSPVTNRSSVQPQAHEALKAETDNESGNAESESEVRDVKVVLNCKHCPFSCFEMYDLRTHSRYHGLKGQYSCEYCTFSHEDFTTLREHRSLHSSKEQKKAE, encoded by the exons GTACCTCAGGGGATGAAGATGCTGCTTAAGCAGCAGGCCTACAGACAAACTGAAGGGAGGAGGTGTGTGCACGTGGAGCTGCTCAACAGCATCACCGTCGGAGTACTGTCTCCAGAGCCTGAAACGCACACAGCGGACTACACAGTGTCGGACATTCCTCACGGAGTGGAGAAGAATGGGTTGGATGGAGAGGTCGCGGGCGGAGTCACCCCCAGCGCATACTCTACGGAACCACTCACCTCCAGCGCCAGCACACCCCCGGCGTCCGACAGCGGCTCAGGCAGCGGTATGGACAACCGCCACCTCAACGGCCCCAGCCCCGTCAACAACCACCTCGGAGACGAAACAGACGGCGTCAGTGGAACCTCGTCCCGGTCTCCGCACGTGACGACAGAGGCCGCGAGGCAGGAGCTTGGAGGGGAAGAGGagcgccccccctcctcctcctccacaggcAGCAGCGGCTCCCTGCCCCTGGCGGCGGCCAGCCCGGGGCGGACCTCGGACCTGGAGGGCGAGCTGCAAATGCTGAACCATCTGGAGGCAGCCAAGCGTGGCGGGTCCCGGGCCGTGCTAGCCTGTCCCCGCTGTGACGTGGTGCTGACCACGCAGACCGCCTACAGCAACCACCTGGCCACGCACATGTCCTCCGCCTTCAGGCACGTCACGAAGTGCGCCGTCTGTCGCCTGCACGTGCGTGACGGTCACTGCCTCAACCGGCACTTTGAAGACAACCACAAGCACGTGCTGTCCAACAAG GTGGAGACAGCCAAGACCAACGGTGTTCCTCGGGCACAGGCCACGCCTAGGTCGTCCCAATTAGAATGCGCCATCTGTGGCTTCATGGCCAAGTGGCCAGCGGAGCTCGACAAACACATGGTGTCGCACACAGACGCGCGCCCGTGGCAGTGCGTGGTGTGCGGTTCTACGTACAAACGAATCTGGGACCATAATAAACACTTCCTTAAAGCCCACCCCTCGCTGTCGAATCCATACCAGCAGCGTCCGACCCAAGCTGCCGGTTGTGCGACACAGGCCAGCCCATCAAGTGGTGATACTCAGCATGAGGGACAGGTCCAAGGGAATGTGGCTGAAGCCGGCAGCCCTTCAACATTCCTGGTTCACCACAGCCCCACTGACAgcggacagcaacaaacaaaaagctgCCAGGTATCGGTCACGCAGTCAGATAAACTCAAAATAAGCCCCCAGCAGAACACTGCAGGAAAGAGAAGACACGACCTTGTGTCGAAAGACAAATGCGATACCGCCCAAGACAGACCGACGAAACAAGTAAGACGTGGACTATATAAATGCACGGAGTGTGCATTCGTTGGGGTCACACCCACTGAGGTGACCCAACACATGACCAAACATCACAAGGCGAAGTGGTTCGCATGCCCTCACTGTGATTATCGGTCTCGATGGAAGTCGGATGTTAACAAGCACCTGTCCAGGTGCCCCCCTGGTGGGGACATTAACAGTGTGGTGGACCTCAGGGAAAGAGCCTCCCCTCAAGCCCCGCCCTCAACGACGCCTGAAGGCACCGCCGTGAGGTCCGCGCCGTCCTCCAGTCGCCAAAGGAGCAGCGTGAGAAAGGCCGCCccgacagcagtggtcagtgtggcaCAAGGCCACCAGAGGTCCGTAGTGCCGTCACTGGCGGCctccctgtccagccacaccGCCACACAGCCGCGTGCCAACGGCCTGCAGCAGCTGCTGGTCAAGGGCCCTGCACCCAGCCGGGctgcccctccacctccctccacgCTGGACACAACGCGTTCTTCTCTGACCGCCTCTGACCGCCGCTTCTCGGCGTTCGCCTGTGAAAGCTGTGCCTTCAGTGCCGACCGGCTGCGGACCCTGATAGAGCATCGATCAGTGCATAGAGCCGCGGGGCGCGGAGAGCGGGCCCGCCAGTCCCCCGCCGTGAATGGGAAGAAAGAAGTAGACGAAGCTCGTGTCAAACATCCACGAAAAGCTGTGAGAGAGTACCAGTGCACTCTGTGCAGTTTCGCCTGTTTCAAGAACACCGACTTCCTGGCACATCAGATCAGCGTACATGGGAAAAACAAGTGTAAGTGGTGCTCGGAAAGGTGGGACACGAAAAGTAAATATTTGGATCACCTCGTCAGCCACCCCGAGTTCAATCCTGATGAATGGGAGTCCTTCTTCGCGAGAGaggacataaacaacaacagggacGACAGCAGGGTATTTGATAAGAAGGAGTTACTCCCTTGTCAGTGGTGTACAGACGTGTTCAAGAACGTCGTGACCTTGCATATGCACTGCAAGAGGAAACATCCATCGGAACTCAACGAGCTGACAGCCCATGAAGGCGCCGAGACTGATTCTGGAACCACACCCAGGAATGGTGAGGGCAAAACTACAGCTCACCCGCACTCAGCTCGGCACGGCCCGTCAGTGCCAGGTGCCCGTACAGAGGTGAACAACAGCATGAATCAGGGGCCGTGTGTCCCCGGCCGACCCGACGCTGCTGCCGAGGAGACGGTTTCGTCGGATCAGCCGGACAGCAACGAGCTGCGGTGCTGGTTCTGTGGCGAGCAGCTGCCCAGTTTCACGGAGGTCCTGGCTCACATGCAGGCCCAGCACTCCACGGACCTGCAGGGGGTTCCCCAGCACCTTGACCACCTGCACCACAAGGTCAACAAGGAACGGGCCATGGCGAAACAGGG ATTGACCCCGTCTGCGGCCCACGATTGGATCGACACGAAGAAAGGGCACAGTCTCCGGGGCATGCCGCTGCTGCTGTGGCGGGACAATGGACAGCAGCGGTACAGGTGCATGTTCTGCACCTTCACCCACCACGACCCTGCCAGTGTCGTTCGCCACGCCAACACTGTCCGACACACCATCCCCAAGAAGTACAGATGTAACTTCTGTCAGCACTATTCTGATGAT ATCCAAGAGATGTTGAGGCACCAAGAGAAGGTCCACCCTCACCAGGGGAAAAGCGTCACCAAGTTCATCTGGGAGGAGATCACCTACCCTGATACAGAGTCAGATAGCAACACTGACTCCTCTACAGCTCACAGTCCCCTGCAGAAGTGTGGGAGAGCAGAGCACCCTTCCAGGAGCACCCCCAAAATCATCCTGCCAAAGCCCGTCACCCACCTGCTAACAACCCCTGTCGCCCACACCTTTCCACAGTTGGTGACAGAATTCTATCCAGCTCCTACAACTCCTAGCTCAGATGAAGGTGATGACCTACCGCTGGATCTGAGCACTCCAGTGACGGGAGTTAGTACTAGCAAAAGTGCAGGTCAGCTGCCCCCCATCTCAGAGATCAATCGGTCTCTTCTGACAAAGGACAGAATCAGATCACCTGTCACAAACAGGTCATCCGTTCAACCTCAAGCTCACGAGGCTCTGAAAGCAGAAACTGACAATGAGTCAGGGAATGCAGAGTCTGAATCAGAAGTACGTGATGTGAAGGTTGTGCTCAACTGTAAGCATTGCCCTTTCAGTTGTTTTGAGATGTATGATCTACGAACACATAGCCGTTACCATGGCCTGAAAGGGCAGTACTCCTGTGAGTACTGCACCTTCAGTCACGAAGACTTTACCACACTTCGTGAGCACCGCTCTCTACACAGCAGCAAAGAGCAGAAGAAAGCAGAGTAG
- the LOC143300743 gene encoding uncharacterized protein LOC143300743: MSSDEELYVVEEILNQRKRKGILEYLVRWQGYSSLYNSWEPASGVAHCTELIKEFLAKKKSSRSRSRSRSRGRSATKSKSRSRSRGRQPKSSSTPNQINHSPAPSAAQTVVPSSKAASISLEKDSPSASLELSYRRSKLRDQGPDQRLLTAKTEMVPDFAKGARQRAVVESTVTRTVDTDQWTLIPPRTVKTDQWTPPKMQSAGTVPLPSLAVRQVQNDQKPASTGASTGGHDNQTWIWWFVDYATLAIFILVSLCVLAVSLESFSSMVPNAGVLYQRLGESYELLARALGDLFHKIATTVSDVYENLGTYTDGLRNVIPGGGEGEENQQSSGQGL, encoded by the exons ATGTCGAGCGACGAGGAACTGTATGTG GTGGAGGAAATCCTTAACCAGCGGAAGCGGAAGGGAATATTGGAGTACCTGGTGCGATGGCAAGGCTACAGCTCACTGTACAATTCCTGGGAACCAGCTTCCGGTGTTGCTCATTGCACTGAGTTGATCAAGGAGTTTTTGGCCAAG AAAAAGTCCTCGAGGTCGAGATCTCGAAGCAGGAGCCGGGGGCGCTCAGCCACTAAATCAAAATCAAGAAGCAGAAGTCGGGGACGTCAGCCCAAATCCAGCTCCACTCCCAATCAAATAAATCATTCCCCTGCTCCTTCAGCCGCCCAGACAGTGGTACCATCTTCAAAGGCTGCCAGCATTAGTCTGGAAAAAGATTCTCCATCTGCAAGTCTGGAGCTGTCTTACAGAAGGTCAAAGTTAAGGGATCAGGGGCCAGACCAGAGACTTTTGACTGCTAAAACCGAGATGGTTCCGGACTTTGCGAAAGGTGCAAGGCAGCGAGCTGTTGTGGAAAGCACTGTCACT AGAACTGTGGATACAGACCAGTGGACACTGATACCTCCGAGAACTGTGAAGACAGACCAGTGGACACCCCCCAAAATGCAGTCAGCTGGCACCGTACCTCTCCCCAGTCTGGCAGTGCGACAGGTGCAGAACGACCAGAAACCTGCTTCCACGGGTGCCTCGACTGGTGGCCATGACAACCAGACCTGGATCTGGTGGTTTGTGGACTACGCTACACTGGCCATCTTCATCTTGGTGTCCCTCTGTGTTTTGGCCGTTAgccttgaaag TTTTTCCAGCATGGTGCCCAATGCCGGAGTTTTGTACCAGCGACTGGGTGAGAGTTACGAGCTCCTTGCCCGGGCGCTGGGCGACCTTTTCCACAAGATAGCTACAACGGTCAGTGATGTGTATGAGAACCTGGGTACATACACAGACGGCTTACGGAATGTCATAcctggcgggggtgagggggaggagaacCAGCAGAGTTCAGGCCAGGGACTATGA